The following are encoded in a window of Arthrobacter sp. NicSoilB4 genomic DNA:
- a CDS encoding mucin-associated surface protein encodes MKIMPPRAVWSRSSSPVLTGWLLAAVLSTGALAGCAPAPELDRGAARELQSKVLAVTEAAAANDPAASLKQLDELVLKLDEAAARGEVSFKRHQSIRKSVDSVRGDLTARQAEAEAARVAAAEAARVAAEKEAAAQAAAAAAAAPPAPVPPAESGKGKGKGKG; translated from the coding sequence ATGAAAATCATGCCTCCCCGGGCCGTCTGGTCCCGCAGCTCCAGTCCGGTCCTGACCGGCTGGCTCCTCGCCGCGGTGCTGTCCACCGGTGCTCTGGCCGGCTGCGCGCCGGCACCCGAGCTGGACCGCGGCGCCGCCCGGGAGCTTCAGTCCAAGGTCCTTGCCGTCACCGAGGCTGCCGCGGCTAATGATCCGGCGGCGTCCCTGAAGCAACTCGACGAACTCGTCCTGAAACTGGACGAGGCGGCCGCCCGCGGCGAAGTTTCCTTCAAACGTCACCAGAGCATCCGGAAATCCGTCGACTCCGTCCGCGGGGACCTCACCGCCCGGCAGGCCGAAGCCGAAGCTGCCCGGGTTGCTGCGGCGGAGGCTGCCCGGGTTGCTGCTGAAAAGGAAGCGGCCGCACAGGCGGCAGCCGCCGCCGCGGCGGCTCCCCCCGCGCCCGTGCCGCCGGCTGAAAGCGGCAAGGGGAAAGGTAAGGGCAAGGGCTAG
- a CDS encoding serine/threonine-protein kinase: protein MDSSPEIVTAVLLGGRYRLGEIIGRGGMASVYTAKDMNLGREVALKLFAPQSADPDELRRQEAEIELLATLNHPSLVTLFDAGTDTRIPEEPRPFLTMELVDGQDLRARIRHSPLPLDEIAVIGAGVSDALAYVHSLGIIHRDIKPANILLVLVRPGEPLRPKLTDFGIARIMDGTRLTATGTMVGTAAYLSPEQSRGADLGPASDIYSLGLVLLECIKGEIEYPGSAVESAVARLHRAPGIPDSVPAEWAKLIRSMTALDPLDRPSAADLEVALRHALVSPESLPGPLAEERTRVLPAPPARPPRLPSAGPASSPGTTTALIAATGNSGGAAATVAQAVHLLDPDAATSPKADRDSLASRASSRFRLARRRTQILLSVALLAIVSGGVAAAFALAAPEPPAVVPYPAVTGDLGQHLQELQKSVEP, encoded by the coding sequence GTGGACAGTTCGCCCGAAATCGTCACGGCAGTGCTCCTGGGCGGCCGATACCGGCTGGGGGAAATAATCGGCAGGGGCGGTATGGCCTCCGTCTACACGGCCAAGGACATGAACCTGGGCCGCGAAGTCGCGCTCAAGCTCTTTGCACCGCAGTCCGCCGATCCCGACGAACTCCGGCGTCAGGAAGCAGAGATTGAACTGCTGGCAACTCTGAACCATCCCAGTCTGGTGACCCTCTTCGATGCTGGCACCGACACCCGGATCCCCGAGGAACCCCGGCCCTTCCTGACCATGGAACTGGTGGACGGGCAGGATCTCCGGGCCCGGATCCGGCACAGCCCTCTGCCCTTGGATGAGATCGCGGTCATCGGAGCCGGCGTGTCGGATGCCCTCGCCTACGTACATTCACTCGGCATCATCCACCGGGACATCAAACCGGCCAACATCCTGCTGGTTCTGGTCCGTCCCGGGGAACCGCTCCGGCCAAAGCTCACCGACTTCGGGATCGCCCGCATCATGGATGGAACCCGGCTGACCGCCACGGGCACCATGGTGGGCACCGCCGCGTACTTAAGCCCGGAACAGTCCCGGGGCGCGGACCTGGGCCCGGCAAGCGACATCTATTCGCTGGGACTCGTCCTGCTCGAATGCATCAAGGGCGAGATCGAATACCCCGGCAGCGCTGTGGAATCCGCCGTCGCCAGGCTGCACCGGGCCCCGGGCATCCCCGATTCCGTCCCTGCCGAATGGGCCAAGCTGATCCGCTCCATGACCGCGCTGGATCCGCTGGACCGGCCATCCGCCGCGGACCTCGAAGTTGCGCTCCGGCATGCCCTGGTCTCGCCCGAGTCCCTTCCCGGACCGCTCGCCGAAGAGCGCACGCGGGTGCTGCCTGCCCCGCCGGCCCGGCCCCCGCGGCTCCCCTCTGCCGGACCAGCGTCCAGCCCCGGCACTACTACCGCGCTGATTGCCGCCACCGGCAATAGCGGCGGCGCCGCCGCCACGGTCGCTCAGGCCGTGCACCTGCTGGACCCGGACGCGGCAACCAGTCCGAAGGCAGACCGCGATTCATTGGCGTCCCGGGCCTCCTCCCGCTTCCGGCTGGCCCGCCGCCGCACGCAGATCCTGCTGTCCGTTGCGCTATTGGCGATCGTTTCCGGCGGCGTCGCTGCCGCCTTCGCCCTTGCGGCGCCCGAGCCACCCGCCGTCGTCCCCTATCCGGCTGTCACCGGGGACCTGGGCCAGCACCTGCAGGAACTGCAGAAGAGCGTGGAACCGTGA
- a CDS encoding Gfo/Idh/MocA family oxidoreductase codes for MTALIAKPWLSSQADPDPRTATGARLRWGVIATGGIAASVTRDLELLADAELYAVSSRTQAAADAFAADFGFARAFGDQNGQTGYDRLLANDAVDVVYVATPHAHHHEIAMAALTAGKHVLCEKALTVNAREASELVSLARAKGLFLMEAMWSRFLPGMQRAFEIAASGEIGEVKWVGADLGFPAPYSPASRLWAPKDGGGALLDLTVYPLLWALGTLGFPQTVSATGWLNDDGVDAQNALTLGYHHGAQAQLTSSLLAHGPRTATVAGSHGFLQSIGSINNPKELRVQVGFDGPRSESFDVVGRGYTYELREVTRCIQHGLTESPVMPLEDSLNTMRLFDGVRAQLGVSYPNDAR; via the coding sequence ATGACCGCCCTCATCGCCAAGCCCTGGTTGTCCAGCCAAGCGGACCCCGATCCGCGCACTGCTACCGGCGCCAGGCTGCGCTGGGGGGTCATCGCCACGGGAGGCATTGCGGCGTCCGTGACCCGCGATCTGGAACTCCTGGCCGACGCCGAGCTCTATGCGGTCAGTTCACGCACGCAGGCGGCGGCGGATGCCTTCGCCGCCGATTTCGGCTTCGCCCGGGCCTTCGGGGACCAGAACGGGCAGACCGGGTATGACCGGCTGCTCGCCAACGACGCAGTCGACGTCGTATACGTGGCAACACCGCACGCCCATCACCACGAAATCGCGATGGCGGCCCTCACCGCGGGCAAGCATGTCCTCTGCGAAAAGGCACTCACCGTGAACGCCCGGGAAGCCTCCGAACTGGTGTCGCTGGCGCGTGCCAAGGGCCTCTTCCTGATGGAAGCCATGTGGAGCCGCTTCCTGCCGGGCATGCAAAGGGCCTTCGAGATCGCCGCCTCCGGCGAAATCGGGGAGGTCAAGTGGGTAGGGGCGGACCTGGGCTTCCCCGCACCGTACTCGCCCGCCTCGCGCCTCTGGGCACCGAAGGATGGCGGCGGCGCGCTGCTGGACCTGACCGTCTACCCGCTGCTTTGGGCCCTGGGCACCCTGGGCTTTCCGCAGACCGTCAGTGCCACCGGCTGGCTGAACGACGACGGCGTCGACGCCCAGAACGCGCTGACCCTCGGCTACCACCACGGCGCCCAGGCCCAGTTGACGTCCTCCCTGCTGGCGCACGGCCCCCGGACCGCCACCGTGGCCGGCAGCCACGGCTTCCTGCAGTCCATCGGCTCGATTAACAACCCCAAGGAGCTCCGCGTGCAGGTCGGCTTCGACGGGCCCCGCAGCGAGTCTTTCGACGTCGTCGGGCGCGGCTACACCTATGAACTGCGCGAAGTGACCCGCTGCATCCAGCATGGACTCACCGAAAGCCCCGTCATGCCGCTCGAGGACTCCCTCAACACCATGCGGCTGTTCGACGGGGTGCGCGCCCAACTGGGAGTGAGCTACCCGAACGACGCCCGCTGA
- a CDS encoding ABC transporter ATP-binding protein, protein MIEVKNLVRTFKSGDRTIKPVNDVSFELEQGTLASIVGKSGSGKSTLLSLLGALDKPTSGDVLVNGVSLASMPDSRLTEYRRRDIGFVFQQFNLIPNLSAVDNVMLPMEFAGIRKAARQERARGLLQQVQLDPDKHGRRINRLSGGEQQRVAIARALANSPKLILADEPTGNLDEQTGEHIIELLSSLSRDHNTTILVVTHDRSLANKTDRRFRLQQGRLTEEPARSRVTAGSPA, encoded by the coding sequence ATGATCGAAGTCAAGAACCTGGTCCGCACGTTCAAGTCCGGCGACCGCACCATCAAGCCCGTCAACGATGTCAGCTTCGAGCTCGAGCAGGGCACCCTCGCCTCGATCGTCGGCAAGAGCGGCAGCGGCAAAAGCACCCTCTTGTCCCTCCTTGGCGCCCTCGACAAGCCGACCAGCGGCGACGTCCTCGTCAATGGCGTGAGCCTGGCCAGCATGCCGGACAGCAGACTCACCGAATACCGCCGGCGGGACATCGGCTTCGTGTTCCAGCAGTTCAACCTGATCCCCAACCTGTCGGCGGTGGACAACGTGATGCTGCCCATGGAGTTCGCCGGGATCCGGAAGGCGGCCCGCCAGGAGCGTGCACGGGGGCTGCTGCAGCAGGTACAGCTCGATCCGGACAAGCATGGGCGGCGCATCAACCGGCTCTCCGGCGGCGAGCAGCAACGGGTGGCCATCGCCCGCGCACTGGCAAACTCCCCGAAGCTGATCCTCGCGGACGAGCCGACGGGCAACCTGGATGAACAGACCGGAGAGCACATCATCGAGCTCCTCAGTTCGCTGAGCCGGGACCACAACACCACCATCCTTGTGGTCACCCACGACCGTTCGCTGGCCAACAAGACCGACCGGCGGTTCCGGCTCCAGCAGGGCCGGCTGACGGAGGAGCCCGCGCGCAGCCGGGTCACGGCAGGATCCCCCGCCTGA
- a CDS encoding FtsX-like permease family protein: protein MSVLARSVGNAFRNKVRTAAVVAVLAVAICLALAMLVANQAVAGKVAELNASVGTVLTVNPSGGQGFEGGGEPLTAEQATTAAAVPNVSTVVGTKALRLRNADAAAAQAGGQGGPGSQGGPGGQSATTVTTSLTAAVDAGTLGTRNQAATGSTGSGAAPSFSLPITATGVGAEVDTTGKALALTKGTGLGDYTAGSTGALLGTTLAEKNGLDVGSTFTIQDQSFTVAGLFDAGTAFGNNALYLTLPAAQALAELPGELSTMIVTVDSMENVDAAKAALQAALGTDTADVSQGQRNLETAVSSLGSVKNISFIGFVAALATAGLIILLIMVMLVRERRREIGVLKAIGARNRTIGLQFVLEALVLVALGSAVGAAVASFASGGIASALISSNTATAATTTVAGQRGVPGAGLAGGFPGAPGGNPLGGASQLLTSVTASASPGVIAAGIAAVFGVAIVGALVPALLTARIRPIEVLRGE, encoded by the coding sequence GTGAGCGTCCTTGCCCGGAGTGTAGGCAACGCCTTTCGAAACAAGGTCCGAACAGCGGCAGTGGTGGCGGTGCTGGCCGTGGCCATCTGCCTGGCGCTTGCCATGCTGGTAGCCAACCAGGCCGTAGCGGGGAAGGTCGCCGAGCTGAACGCCTCGGTGGGCACCGTGCTGACGGTGAATCCCTCCGGCGGCCAGGGCTTCGAAGGCGGCGGCGAGCCGCTGACCGCGGAACAGGCCACGACGGCGGCCGCCGTGCCGAACGTGAGCACAGTCGTCGGCACCAAGGCGCTGCGGCTGCGCAACGCCGACGCGGCTGCAGCCCAGGCGGGCGGGCAGGGAGGTCCAGGCAGCCAGGGAGGGCCGGGCGGCCAGTCCGCCACCACCGTGACCACCAGCCTCACCGCCGCCGTCGACGCCGGGACACTCGGCACGCGCAACCAGGCGGCCACCGGCAGCACGGGATCCGGCGCGGCGCCGTCGTTCTCCCTGCCGATCACGGCCACCGGCGTCGGCGCCGAGGTGGACACCACGGGCAAGGCCCTGGCGCTGACGAAGGGCACCGGACTGGGCGACTACACCGCCGGCTCCACCGGCGCCCTGCTGGGCACCACCCTCGCCGAAAAGAACGGCCTCGATGTCGGCTCCACGTTCACCATCCAGGACCAGAGCTTCACCGTGGCGGGCCTGTTCGACGCCGGAACGGCCTTCGGCAACAACGCCCTGTACCTCACGCTTCCCGCGGCCCAGGCACTCGCGGAACTCCCCGGGGAACTGTCCACGATGATCGTCACCGTCGATTCCATGGAAAACGTCGACGCCGCCAAGGCGGCGCTGCAGGCTGCGCTCGGTACCGACACGGCTGACGTCAGCCAGGGCCAGCGGAACCTGGAGACGGCGGTCAGTTCGCTCGGAAGCGTCAAGAACATCTCCTTCATTGGGTTCGTGGCGGCGCTGGCCACCGCGGGCCTGATCATCCTCCTGATCATGGTCATGCTGGTCCGCGAGCGCCGCCGGGAAATCGGTGTGCTGAAGGCGATCGGCGCCCGGAACCGCACCATCGGCCTGCAGTTCGTGCTGGAGGCGCTGGTGCTCGTGGCCCTGGGCAGTGCGGTGGGTGCCGCCGTCGCGTCCTTTGCCAGCGGCGGCATCGCCTCCGCGCTCATCAGCTCCAACACCGCCACCGCCGCCACCACCACCGTGGCAGGCCAGCGCGGGGTCCCCGGCGCCGGTTTGGCCGGCGGCTTCCCCGGCGCTCCTGGCGGGAACCCGCTCGGCGGGGCCAGCCAGCTGCTGACGTCCGTCACGGCGAGCGCCTCCCCCGGCGTGATTGCCGCCGGGATCGCCGCGGTGTTCGGCGTCGCCATCGTCGGGGCCCTGGTTCCGGCCCTCCTCACCGCCCGCATCCGTCCCATCGAAGTCCTCCGAGGAGAGTAG
- a CDS encoding sugar-binding protein, protein MRLIGKAGKAAAIAAIAALALTACGRTDSGTSGGSTTGGEAFPKDSLIGVALPQKTSENWVLAETLFNDGLKNAGFKPDVQFANGGVSEQQNQISAMITKGAKVIIVGAIDGAQLGTQLQQAKESGATIIAYDRLLLNTQNVDYYVAYDNFKVGELQGQALLEGMKAKKPEGPYNIELFAGSPDDANAKVFFDGAMSVLKPKIDDGTLKVLSGQTSFEQAVTQGWKAENAQRRMDTLLAGTYGSAPLDGVLSPNDTLARAIITSVKAAGKPIPVVTGQDSEVESVKSIMAGEQYSTINKDTSKLVEHAITMVKDLQAGKTPEINDDKSYNNTVKVVPAYLLEPVIVTKENVNTAYVNDPVLGPLTKQ, encoded by the coding sequence ATGCGACTGATTGGTAAAGCAGGAAAGGCAGCAGCAATCGCTGCTATTGCGGCACTGGCGCTGACAGCCTGCGGCCGCACGGACTCCGGGACCTCCGGCGGTTCCACGACGGGCGGGGAAGCGTTCCCCAAAGATTCCCTGATCGGCGTCGCGCTCCCCCAGAAGACCAGCGAAAACTGGGTACTGGCGGAGACGCTCTTCAACGACGGCCTGAAGAATGCCGGCTTCAAGCCGGATGTGCAGTTCGCCAACGGCGGCGTTTCGGAACAGCAGAACCAGATCAGTGCCATGATCACCAAGGGCGCCAAGGTGATCATCGTCGGCGCCATCGACGGTGCGCAGCTGGGTACCCAGCTCCAGCAGGCCAAGGAGTCCGGCGCTACGATCATCGCGTATGACCGTCTGCTGCTGAACACCCAGAACGTGGACTACTACGTGGCCTACGACAACTTCAAGGTCGGTGAACTCCAGGGCCAGGCGCTGCTGGAGGGCATGAAGGCCAAGAAGCCTGAGGGCCCGTACAACATCGAGCTCTTCGCCGGTTCCCCCGATGATGCCAACGCGAAGGTCTTCTTCGACGGCGCCATGAGCGTCCTGAAGCCGAAGATCGACGACGGTACCCTCAAGGTGCTGTCCGGCCAGACGAGCTTCGAGCAGGCCGTTACGCAGGGCTGGAAGGCAGAGAACGCCCAGCGGCGTATGGACACCCTGCTCGCCGGGACCTACGGCAGTGCACCGCTCGACGGCGTGCTGTCCCCGAACGACACGCTGGCCCGCGCGATCATCACCTCGGTCAAGGCTGCCGGCAAGCCCATTCCGGTGGTTACGGGCCAGGACTCCGAAGTTGAGTCCGTAAAGTCCATCATGGCCGGAGAGCAGTACTCCACCATCAACAAGGACACCAGCAAGCTCGTCGAGCATGCCATCACCATGGTCAAGGACCTCCAGGCCGGCAAGACGCCTGAGATCAACGATGACAAGTCATACAACAACACCGTCAAGGTGGTTCCGGCATACCTGCTGGAGCCCGTCATCGTGACCAAGGAAAACGTCAACACGGCCTACGTCAACGATCCGGTACTCGGACCGCTCACCAAGCAGTAG
- the mmsB gene encoding multiple monosaccharide ABC transporter permease, with protein MNALKKLFGGNTRQFGMIFALVALIIFFQIATDGRTLTPGNVINLFNGNSYILILAIGMVLVIIAGHIDLSVGSVAAFVGVCVALFIRDWGIPWYLGILMGLGLGVLIGAWQGFWTAYVGIPAFIVTLSGMLIFRGANQYVGKSNTIPVPGDFQKIGSGYLPEIGPSTGYNNLTLLLGLAAVAFVIFSEIRSRRNAKALGAEVPEAWVSITKMVLINGAILYATYLFATGRPGTSFPIPGLILAALVIIYGFISSKTVIGRHIYAVGGNRHAAELSGVQSKKVNFLVMMNMSVLAGLAGMIFVGRSTASGPFDGVGWELDAIAAVFIGGAAVTGGVGTVIGSIVGGLVMAVLNNGLQLLGVGADLTQIIKGLVLLIAVAFDVYNKSQGKKSIIGMLMKNFGRSSEIKADETTSTKEVISRGI; from the coding sequence ATGAACGCGCTCAAGAAGCTCTTTGGCGGCAACACCCGCCAATTCGGCATGATCTTCGCCCTGGTGGCGCTGATCATCTTCTTCCAGATTGCCACCGATGGCCGCACGCTCACCCCGGGCAACGTCATCAACCTCTTCAACGGCAACTCCTACATCCTGATCCTCGCCATCGGTATGGTCCTGGTGATCATCGCCGGCCACATCGACCTCTCCGTCGGTTCGGTCGCGGCGTTCGTGGGCGTCTGCGTGGCCCTCTTCATCCGTGACTGGGGCATCCCCTGGTACCTCGGCATCCTGATGGGGCTCGGACTCGGCGTCCTGATCGGTGCCTGGCAAGGATTCTGGACGGCCTACGTCGGCATCCCGGCGTTCATCGTCACCCTCTCCGGCATGCTGATCTTCCGCGGCGCCAACCAGTACGTCGGCAAGTCCAACACCATCCCGGTCCCCGGAGACTTCCAGAAAATCGGCTCCGGCTACCTCCCCGAAATCGGACCGAGCACCGGCTACAACAACCTCACCCTGCTGCTGGGCCTGGCCGCCGTCGCGTTCGTGATCTTCAGCGAGATCCGCTCCCGCCGCAACGCCAAAGCCCTCGGCGCCGAGGTCCCCGAAGCCTGGGTCAGCATCACCAAAATGGTCCTGATCAACGGCGCGATCCTCTACGCCACCTACCTGTTCGCGACCGGCCGGCCGGGCACGTCCTTCCCGATCCCGGGCCTGATCCTGGCAGCCCTCGTCATCATCTACGGGTTCATCTCCTCCAAGACCGTCATCGGCCGCCACATCTACGCCGTCGGCGGCAACCGGCACGCCGCAGAACTCTCCGGCGTCCAGTCCAAGAAGGTCAACTTCCTGGTCATGATGAACATGTCGGTCCTCGCCGGCCTCGCCGGCATGATTTTCGTCGGCCGTTCCACCGCCTCCGGCCCGTTCGACGGCGTCGGCTGGGAACTGGACGCCATCGCAGCCGTATTCATCGGCGGCGCCGCAGTGACTGGCGGCGTCGGCACCGTGATCGGCTCGATCGTCGGCGGCCTGGTCATGGCCGTCCTGAACAACGGCCTGCAGCTCCTCGGCGTCGGCGCCGACCTGACCCAGATCATCAAGGGCCTCGTGCTCCTGATCGCCGTCGCGTTCGATGTTTACAACAAGTCCCAGGGCAAGAAATCCATCATCGGCATGCTGATGAAGAACTTCGGCCGCAGCAGCGAAATCAAGGCCGATGAGACCACCTCCACCAAAGAGGTCATCTCAAGGGGCATTTGA
- the mmsA gene encoding multiple monosaccharide ABC transporter ATP-binding protein: MTSLNTHSDPVILEMRSITKEFPGVKALAEVNLRVKAGEIHAICGENGAGKSTLMKVLSGVYPFGSYDGDIVYQSEVQQFKDIRASEHAGIVIIHQELALIPELSIMENIFLGNEPTKRGVIDWAEARTRSTELLARVGLREDPETPIKEIGVGKQQLVEIAKALNKSVKLLILDEPTAALNESDSQHLLDLMLGLKGRGITSIIISHKLNEIEQIADSITIIRDGKSIETLDVKADGVDEDRIIKGMVGRTLESRFPDHEPKIGEVFFEVKNWNVGHPQVQDRMVCKNSSFFVRRGEIVGFAGLMGAGRTELARSVFGRSYGRFLSGHVYVDGKEVELKTVRQAIDAGLGYVTEDRKSLGLNLLDDIKETTVSANLRKVSKRNVIDANKVFTVAEQYRKSLRTKAPSVEEGVAKLSGGNQQKVVLAKWMFTDPELLILDEPTRGIDVGAKYEIYGIIQQLANQGKGVIVISSELPELLGLSDRIYTIFEGAITGVVNKDEASQENLMKLMTSARKTA, encoded by the coding sequence ATGACGTCCCTCAACACGCACAGCGATCCGGTAATTCTCGAGATGCGCTCCATCACCAAAGAGTTCCCCGGCGTTAAAGCTTTGGCCGAGGTGAACCTGCGGGTGAAGGCCGGTGAGATCCACGCCATTTGCGGTGAAAACGGCGCAGGCAAGTCCACCCTCATGAAGGTGCTTTCCGGGGTTTACCCGTTCGGCAGCTACGACGGCGACATCGTCTACCAGAGCGAAGTCCAGCAGTTCAAGGACATCCGGGCCAGCGAGCACGCCGGCATCGTGATCATCCACCAGGAGCTCGCGCTGATTCCCGAGCTGTCCATCATGGAAAACATCTTCCTGGGCAACGAGCCCACCAAGCGCGGGGTGATCGACTGGGCCGAGGCCCGGACCCGCTCCACCGAGCTGCTCGCCCGGGTGGGGCTCCGGGAGGACCCGGAAACCCCGATCAAGGAAATCGGCGTCGGCAAGCAGCAGCTGGTGGAGATCGCCAAGGCCCTGAACAAGTCGGTGAAGCTCCTCATCCTCGACGAGCCCACGGCGGCGCTGAACGAGTCCGACTCCCAGCACCTGCTGGACCTGATGCTGGGCCTGAAGGGCCGCGGCATCACGTCGATCATCATTTCCCACAAGCTGAACGAGATCGAGCAGATCGCGGATTCCATCACCATCATCCGCGACGGCAAATCGATCGAGACGCTGGACGTCAAGGCCGACGGCGTCGACGAGGACCGCATCATCAAGGGCATGGTGGGCCGGACCCTCGAGTCCCGCTTCCCGGACCATGAGCCGAAGATCGGCGAGGTTTTCTTCGAGGTGAAGAACTGGAACGTGGGCCACCCGCAGGTCCAGGACCGTATGGTCTGCAAGAACTCCAGCTTCTTCGTCCGCCGGGGCGAGATCGTCGGTTTCGCCGGGTTGATGGGTGCCGGGCGCACCGAGCTTGCCCGCTCGGTCTTTGGCCGGTCCTACGGTCGCTTCCTCTCCGGACATGTGTACGTGGACGGCAAGGAAGTCGAACTCAAGACCGTCCGCCAGGCGATCGACGCGGGACTGGGCTACGTCACCGAGGACCGCAAGTCTCTGGGGCTGAACCTGCTGGACGACATCAAGGAAACCACGGTCTCTGCCAACCTGCGCAAGGTCAGCAAACGCAACGTCATTGACGCCAACAAGGTGTTCACCGTCGCCGAGCAGTACCGCAAGTCGTTGCGGACGAAGGCGCCCTCCGTGGAGGAGGGGGTGGCCAAACTTTCCGGCGGTAACCAACAGAAGGTGGTGCTCGCGAAATGGATGTTCACCGACCCCGAGCTGCTGATCCTCGACGAGCCCACCCGCGGGATCGACGTCGGCGCCAAGTACGAGATTTACGGCATCATCCAGCAGCTGGCCAACCAGGGCAAAGGCGTGATTGTGATCTCCTCGGAGCTGCCCGAGCTGCTGGGCCTCTCGGACCGGATCTACACCATTTTCGAAGGCGCCATCACCGGTGTGGTCAACAAGGACGAAGCCAGCCAGGAAAACCTCATGAAACTCATGACCTCCGCCCGCAAGACCGCCTGA